Proteins encoded within one genomic window of Streptomyces sp. NBC_01314:
- a CDS encoding SigE family RNA polymerase sigma factor, translated as MRTPDEQDVSDTGGAVEVGLDFDEFARSRQAQLRRTAYLLCGDWHLAEDLTQTALAKLYAAWRRVRLDSPDGYARKVLFRTFVDETRRRRWWERPRAYEFDVAAPAQDPELRLTLLAALRQVPARSRAVLVLRFWEDQSVEATATALGCSVGTVKSQTSRGLAALRRILGDTPLAPSPPGSGGGSNGGGGAGMDSGSGYLRAGW; from the coding sequence ATCCGGACACCGGACGAACAGGACGTCTCCGACACCGGCGGCGCGGTCGAAGTCGGGCTCGACTTCGACGAGTTCGCGCGCAGTCGCCAGGCGCAACTGCGCCGTACGGCCTATCTGCTGTGCGGTGACTGGCACTTGGCCGAGGACCTGACGCAGACGGCGCTCGCGAAGCTCTACGCGGCGTGGCGCCGGGTGCGGCTGGACAGCCCCGACGGCTACGCCCGCAAGGTGCTGTTCCGGACCTTCGTGGACGAGACCCGGCGGCGGCGCTGGTGGGAGCGGCCGAGAGCGTACGAGTTCGACGTCGCGGCACCGGCGCAGGACCCGGAGCTTCGGCTGACGCTGCTGGCCGCGCTGCGGCAGGTGCCCGCGCGCAGCCGGGCGGTGCTGGTGCTGCGGTTCTGGGAGGACCAGAGCGTGGAGGCGACCGCGACGGCGCTGGGGTGCAGTGTCGGCACGGTGAAGAGCCAGACCTCCCGGGGGCTGGCCGCACTGCGCCGGATCCTGGGCGACACACCGCTGGCACCGTCGCCACCCGGAAGCGGTGGTGGCAGCAATGGCGGTGGCGGTGCGGGTATGGACTCGGGCAGCGGATATCTGAGGGCGGGGTGGTGA
- a CDS encoding SpoIIE family protein phosphatase has product MSHLLGLVVTDRRGLITGWSPGAERLLGHTAAEAVGKPVAEQLDLEMAEGREERHLVLPVRHRDGSLLTLPVSRYPLAADLTGCETGPGSVLVVGPPPTGSALREWEALSAWALEASPMALTVYNTDLRCVWQSARMRRLSGVSDEERRGRRLTDVLTGPDAVEWEERMRLALLTGEEQVGEIKGSFAASGGSRVFSASTTPLLDDRGQTLGVCTTVTDVTRASRDRERLALLNDASVRIGTTLDVTRTGRELTEVVVPRFADFARVDLLEVLLRGDEPAPGPIAGAVRLRRIAELNLFEGVLEAQTTAGDSDVYLADSPAALCLAGGSSAMYRTEDPVIRAWAALSPARQAKIARFGTHSWMLLPVRARGTTLGVVMLSRTRETSEPFEPDDLALAEDLVARAAVCLDNARRFTRERTAALALQRSLLPQRLPHHSAVQVASRYLPASPSIGVGGDWYDVIRLSGERVALVVGDVVGHGIHAAAAMGRLRTAVRTLADVDPTPDELLTRLDDLVIQLSEESGRDRDGDTAADIGATCLYAVYDPVSRRCSLARAGHPAPVLVAPDGAAGFLELPAGPPLGLGGVPFESVEVALSPGSLLALYTDGLVESRKHDLDAGLEALRTALTAPADSLEDVCEHVVKTALPDGPVDDAALLLVRTRALDGRRVAAWDVTADAAAVSRVRSESVRRVVSWGLEEAAFVTELVVSELVTNAIRYGVPPIQLRLIHDYVLTCEVSDANSAAPHMRRARVFDEGGRGLPLVAQLTQRWGTRQTSTGKTIWCEQALPTEVGSVGPESVEAA; this is encoded by the coding sequence ATGTCGCACCTCCTCGGACTGGTCGTGACCGACCGGCGCGGTCTGATCACCGGATGGAGCCCAGGGGCGGAACGCCTGCTGGGCCACACGGCCGCGGAGGCCGTGGGGAAGCCGGTCGCGGAGCAGCTGGATCTGGAGATGGCCGAGGGCCGCGAGGAACGCCACCTGGTGCTCCCGGTGCGGCACAGGGACGGCAGCCTTCTGACACTGCCGGTCTCCCGCTATCCACTGGCCGCCGACCTGACCGGGTGTGAAACCGGGCCCGGTTCGGTCCTGGTGGTGGGTCCGCCGCCGACCGGGTCCGCGCTCCGGGAGTGGGAGGCGTTGTCCGCCTGGGCCCTCGAAGCCTCGCCGATGGCGCTCACGGTCTACAACACCGACCTGCGCTGTGTGTGGCAGAGCGCCCGGATGCGCCGCCTCAGCGGAGTCTCCGACGAGGAACGGCGCGGGCGCCGCCTCACCGATGTGCTGACCGGCCCGGACGCCGTGGAGTGGGAGGAGCGGATGCGGCTGGCCCTGTTGACAGGTGAGGAGCAGGTCGGCGAGATCAAGGGCAGCTTCGCGGCTTCGGGCGGCTCCCGGGTCTTCAGTGCCTCCACGACACCGCTGTTGGACGATCGGGGCCAGACGCTCGGCGTCTGCACCACGGTGACGGACGTGACCCGCGCCAGCCGCGACCGAGAGCGCCTGGCCCTGCTGAACGACGCGAGCGTCCGCATCGGCACCACCCTGGACGTGACCCGGACCGGCCGGGAGCTGACCGAGGTGGTGGTGCCCCGGTTCGCCGACTTCGCCCGCGTCGACCTGCTGGAGGTCCTGCTCAGGGGAGACGAACCGGCTCCCGGGCCGATCGCCGGGGCCGTCCGGCTGCGCCGGATCGCGGAGCTGAACCTGTTCGAGGGCGTCCTGGAGGCGCAGACCACAGCCGGCGACTCCGACGTGTACCTCGCCGACTCACCCGCGGCGCTGTGCCTGGCCGGCGGAAGCTCGGCGATGTACCGGACCGAGGACCCGGTGATCCGCGCCTGGGCGGCCCTGAGCCCGGCCCGGCAGGCGAAGATCGCCCGGTTCGGGACGCACTCGTGGATGCTGCTGCCGGTCAGGGCCCGGGGAACGACGCTCGGTGTGGTCATGCTCAGCCGGACCCGCGAGACCTCCGAGCCCTTCGAGCCCGACGACCTCGCCCTGGCCGAGGACCTGGTGGCCCGGGCGGCGGTGTGTCTGGACAACGCGCGACGGTTCACCCGGGAGCGGACCGCGGCACTCGCGCTTCAGCGAAGCCTGCTTCCGCAGCGGCTGCCGCACCACTCGGCGGTGCAGGTGGCCTCGCGCTATCTGCCCGCGTCACCGAGCATCGGAGTGGGAGGTGACTGGTACGACGTGATCCGCCTGTCGGGTGAGCGGGTGGCCCTGGTGGTCGGGGACGTGGTGGGACACGGGATCCACGCGGCGGCGGCGATGGGGCGGCTGCGGACCGCCGTGCGTACGCTCGCGGACGTCGATCCGACCCCGGACGAACTGCTGACCCGACTGGACGACCTGGTGATCCAGCTGTCCGAGGAGTCGGGGCGTGACCGGGACGGCGATACGGCGGCGGACATCGGCGCGACGTGTCTGTACGCGGTGTACGACCCGGTGTCGCGGCGGTGTTCGCTGGCCCGGGCCGGTCATCCGGCACCGGTTCTGGTGGCACCCGACGGGGCGGCCGGTTTCCTGGAACTCCCGGCCGGACCGCCGCTCGGCCTGGGAGGTGTGCCGTTCGAGTCGGTGGAGGTGGCGCTGTCGCCGGGGAGTCTGCTGGCGCTGTACACCGACGGCCTGGTCGAGTCCCGGAAGCACGACCTGGACGCGGGCCTGGAGGCGCTGCGAACAGCACTGACCGCGCCCGCCGACTCGCTGGAGGACGTGTGCGAACACGTGGTGAAGACGGCGCTGCCGGACGGACCCGTCGATGACGCGGCCTTGTTGCTGGTGCGGACTCGGGCGCTGGACGGGCGGCGGGTCGCGGCGTGGGATGTGACGGCGGACGCGGCGGCCGTGTCGCGGGTGCGTTCGGAGAGCGTGCGCAGGGTGGTGTCCTGGGGTCTGGAGGAGGCGGCGTTCGTGACCGAACTGGTGGTCAGTGAGCTGGTGACCAACGCCATCCGGTACGGGGTGCCCCCGATCCAGTTGCGGCTGATCCATGACTACGTGCTGACCTGCGAGGTCTCGGACGCGAACAGTGCCGCGCCGCACATGCGGCGGGCGCGGGTGTTCGACGAAGGGGGCCGAGGCCTGCCGCTGGTCGCACAGCTGACGCAGAGGTGGGGGACACGCCAGACCTCGACGGGCAAGACGATCTGGTGCGAGCAGGCCCTGCCGACCGAGGTGGGTTCGGTCGGGCCGGAGTCGGTCGAGGCGGCATGA
- a CDS encoding HD domain-containing protein — protein MPPTPLPALHLAPSLIPPADEVPALVRLTGTEREIWDRALPYLDVRDNATHSLHAYGLAGALLTAVPQAHADVVLPAILLHDTGWKTVDPARILPAIAPGSHDPETVRRHETEGAVIAHRILTDLGYPPDVTARITEIVDGHDTRRHALNADDAVVKDADKLWRLTPHGLRTVGSWFCLDAEQTLRLVLSVTYDRLLTETGRAIGRALAACAGLDHSSERPGPGDRASSSSNGHTG, from the coding sequence ATGCCCCCCACACCGCTTCCCGCCCTCCACCTCGCCCCGTCGCTGATCCCCCCGGCGGACGAGGTGCCCGCGCTGGTGCGCCTGACCGGGACCGAACGGGAGATCTGGGACCGGGCCCTGCCGTATCTCGACGTGCGGGACAACGCCACGCACTCGCTCCACGCCTACGGCCTCGCGGGCGCGCTGCTGACCGCGGTGCCGCAGGCCCACGCCGACGTGGTGCTCCCCGCGATCCTGCTGCACGACACCGGCTGGAAGACCGTCGACCCGGCACGCATCCTGCCCGCCATCGCCCCCGGTTCCCACGACCCCGAGACGGTCCGCAGACACGAGACCGAGGGCGCCGTCATCGCCCACCGCATCCTCACCGACCTCGGGTACCCGCCGGACGTCACCGCGCGGATCACGGAGATCGTCGACGGCCACGACACCCGGCGGCACGCCCTCAACGCCGACGACGCGGTGGTCAAGGACGCCGATAAGCTGTGGCGGCTCACCCCGCACGGGCTGCGGACTGTCGGCTCCTGGTTCTGCCTCGACGCAGAGCAGACGCTGCGACTGGTTCTGTCCGTCACCTACGACCGGCTCCTCACCGAGACGGGCCGCGCGATCGGCCGGGCGCTGGCCGCCTGCGCAGGACTCGACCACAGCTCGGAGCGTCCGGGGCCCGGAGACCGAGCCTCATCGTCGAGCAATGGCCATACAGGTTGA
- a CDS encoding PEP-utilizing enzyme: MAIQQHAPSRQRTSFPSPYEQPAPEGAEDWRSLYPYNVLFQPERRALEEAKFWFCDSQHWPTVIKPFETIGPELSTKCLGQFNTRYFLVPPANGLECRIHQGYVYHNPVTVERDEAAARVPEFLRRAGYYFEHWDALLDNWKRKVLATIQELEALRFTELPDAQPYEEIERGTGLDATDALLGGYDRLLALCHRAWQHHFEFLNLGYAAYLDLFQACGQWFPGIPDQAVAIMVQGVDMELFRPDDELKRLAKLAVELDLDHLLTGPVPGPGQETLDTVASAPRGRDWLDAWKTARDPWFNFTSGNGFYADDRYWRDEPALPLGYIRDYVLRLRRGENVDRRVTELVAERDRITGEYAALLDPAQRTDFEAKLRLARRVYPYVENHNFYIEHWSMGVFWRKTRQLSALLHRAGFWPGENDMLYLTRDEARGALFDFASGWARGCAPIGPDHWPPEVERRRRIVRALASRRPEPALNRPPAAVTEPFSIMLWGITSERVRSWLTAPHTTGDLIGLAASPGRAEGPARIVHSPAELDLVRDGEILVAPVTAPSWAPVFGRIRATVTDIGGVMSHAAIVCREYSLPAVTGTGSASTRIRTGQRIRVDGTAGTVTLLD, encoded by the coding sequence ATGGCGATCCAGCAGCACGCGCCGTCCCGACAGCGCACGAGCTTCCCCAGCCCCTACGAGCAGCCCGCGCCCGAGGGGGCCGAGGACTGGCGGAGTCTGTACCCGTACAACGTGCTCTTCCAGCCCGAGCGGCGTGCCCTGGAGGAGGCGAAGTTCTGGTTCTGCGACAGCCAGCACTGGCCGACGGTGATCAAACCGTTCGAGACGATCGGCCCCGAACTGTCCACGAAGTGCCTGGGCCAGTTCAACACCCGGTACTTCCTCGTGCCGCCCGCCAACGGCCTTGAATGCCGCATCCACCAAGGTTACGTCTACCACAACCCGGTCACGGTGGAGCGGGACGAGGCGGCGGCGAGGGTACCGGAGTTCCTCCGGCGCGCCGGGTACTACTTCGAACACTGGGACGCGCTGCTGGACAACTGGAAGCGCAAGGTCCTCGCCACGATCCAGGAGCTGGAGGCGCTCCGGTTCACCGAACTGCCCGACGCCCAGCCGTACGAGGAGATCGAACGCGGCACCGGCCTGGACGCGACCGACGCCCTGCTCGGCGGATACGACAGGCTCCTGGCGCTGTGCCACCGGGCCTGGCAGCACCACTTCGAGTTCCTCAACCTCGGCTACGCGGCCTACCTGGACCTCTTCCAGGCGTGCGGGCAGTGGTTCCCCGGCATCCCCGACCAGGCCGTCGCGATCATGGTCCAAGGCGTGGACATGGAACTGTTCCGCCCGGACGACGAATTGAAACGACTTGCGAAACTCGCCGTCGAACTGGACCTGGACCACCTGCTGACCGGCCCTGTCCCCGGCCCCGGACAGGAGACCCTCGACACGGTCGCGTCGGCGCCGAGGGGCCGGGACTGGCTGGATGCCTGGAAGACGGCCCGCGACCCGTGGTTCAACTTCACCTCCGGCAACGGCTTCTACGCGGACGACCGGTACTGGCGGGACGAACCCGCGCTGCCCCTCGGCTACATCCGCGACTACGTCCTGAGGCTGCGCCGGGGCGAGAACGTCGACCGCCGCGTGACCGAACTCGTCGCGGAACGAGACCGGATCACCGGCGAGTACGCCGCCCTGCTCGACCCCGCCCAGCGCACCGACTTCGAGGCCAAACTGCGGCTCGCCCGACGGGTCTACCCGTATGTGGAGAACCACAACTTCTACATCGAGCACTGGTCCATGGGCGTCTTCTGGCGCAAGACCCGCCAGTTGTCGGCACTCCTGCACCGGGCGGGCTTCTGGCCCGGCGAGAACGACATGCTGTACCTCACGCGCGACGAGGCCCGCGGCGCGTTGTTCGACTTCGCGTCCGGCTGGGCGCGGGGCTGCGCGCCCATCGGCCCCGACCACTGGCCGCCCGAGGTGGAACGGAGGCGGCGGATCGTGCGCGCCCTCGCGTCCCGGCGTCCGGAACCAGCGCTGAACCGGCCGCCCGCCGCCGTCACGGAACCGTTCAGCATCATGCTGTGGGGCATCACCAGCGAACGTGTCCGGTCCTGGCTGACCGCCCCCCACACCACCGGCGACCTGATCGGCCTGGCCGCCTCACCCGGACGCGCGGAGGGCCCGGCCCGGATCGTCCACAGCCCCGCCGAGCTGGACCTCGTACGGGACGGGGAGATCCTCGTCGCGCCGGTCACCGCGCCCAGCTGGGCCCCCGTGTTCGGCCGGATACGGGCCACGGTGACCGACATAGGCGGGGTGATGTCGCACGCCGCCATCGTCTGCCGCGAGTACTCCCTGCCCGCTGTGACGGGGACCGGGTCGGCGTCCACCCGTATCAGGACGGGGCAACGGATCCGGGTCGACGGCACGGCCGGCACCGTCACCCTCCTCGACTGA
- a CDS encoding PEP/pyruvate-binding domain-containing protein: MTDQHTVAFDSGADPFTARVGGKCAGLLAMTGRGVPVPPGFAVTTDAFDTLLDGGGLRAEIDSVLAGLDLSDTADTERRAAEVRGLITDRPVPTPVATAVIAAYRVLGAEGDVPVAVRSSAEMEDLPTVSFAGQYDTYLGVRGSDAVVDAVHRCWTSLWTARAITYRAAGGVPERGLSMAVGVQRMVDARTAGVALTLNPADGDPSKIVIDAAWGLGEPVMSGELTPDNYVVDKVLLLPVKTTLSPKHHELLLAPDGHGLIRRAVEEARRGRACLGPAELTAVAALAKSVERHYGYPQDIEWAIAVDAAPLPDGGPRVLLLQTRPETFWSRRPRARAEVVPGAGVSSIADTMLGLGTLPT; the protein is encoded by the coding sequence ATGACCGACCAGCACACCGTCGCATTCGATTCCGGTGCCGATCCGTTCACCGCCCGGGTCGGGGGAAAATGCGCCGGTCTGCTGGCGATGACCGGCCGCGGGGTACCGGTGCCGCCCGGGTTCGCGGTGACCACTGATGCCTTCGACACCCTTCTCGACGGCGGCGGCCTTCGCGCGGAGATCGACTCCGTCCTCGCCGGGCTCGACCTCTCCGACACGGCCGACACCGAGAGGCGTGCCGCTGAGGTCCGCGGACTGATCACCGACCGGCCCGTGCCGACCCCGGTCGCGACGGCCGTCATCGCGGCCTACCGGGTCCTCGGGGCGGAGGGGGACGTCCCGGTGGCCGTACGGTCGAGCGCCGAGATGGAGGACCTGCCGACCGTCAGCTTCGCCGGGCAGTACGACACGTACCTGGGGGTCCGCGGGTCCGACGCCGTTGTCGACGCCGTACACCGCTGCTGGACGAGTCTGTGGACGGCGCGGGCGATCACCTACCGCGCCGCGGGCGGGGTGCCCGAGCGGGGGCTGAGTATGGCGGTGGGTGTGCAGAGAATGGTCGACGCCCGCACGGCCGGTGTGGCTCTGACCCTCAACCCGGCCGACGGTGACCCGTCGAAGATCGTCATCGACGCTGCCTGGGGACTCGGCGAACCGGTGATGTCAGGCGAGCTGACCCCCGACAACTACGTCGTGGACAAGGTGCTGCTCCTCCCCGTGAAGACGACCCTGTCGCCGAAGCACCACGAACTGCTCCTCGCTCCGGACGGGCACGGCCTCATACGACGGGCGGTCGAGGAAGCCCGCCGGGGGAGGGCATGCCTGGGGCCCGCCGAGCTCACCGCGGTCGCCGCGCTGGCCAAGAGCGTCGAGCGCCACTACGGCTACCCGCAGGACATCGAGTGGGCCATCGCCGTTGACGCGGCCCCGCTCCCGGACGGCGGTCCCCGAGTGCTGCTGCTCCAGACGCGGCCCGAGACGTTCTGGAGTCGCAGACCACGCGCGAGAGCCGAGGTGGTGCCCGGGGCGGGCGTCTCCAGCATCGCCGACACCATGCTCGGACTCGGGACCCTCCCGACCTGA
- a CDS encoding caspase family protein — protein MTGLPDPTRSRAVLIGVRSYLFLADLPAVRNNVERLASLFTDPRVWGLPASHCVALHDPQSGQEVLDAVHEAAARAEDALVVYFAGHGLLSPNADLYLALPGSDPRRLYRSVDYDLLRHEIVDDFAADPCDFAQASARTTPRGPVCRPPSRRRTGAGPMPGRRLPVRRLPSPQRAP, from the coding sequence ATGACAGGTCTGCCCGACCCGACCAGGTCCCGTGCGGTGTTGATCGGAGTGCGGAGCTACCTGTTTCTCGCCGACCTGCCGGCCGTGCGCAACAACGTCGAGCGGCTTGCCTCGCTGTTCACGGATCCCAGGGTGTGGGGGCTGCCCGCCAGTCACTGTGTGGCTCTGCACGATCCCCAGTCCGGGCAGGAGGTCCTGGACGCCGTCCATGAGGCCGCGGCTCGGGCAGAGGACGCCCTTGTCGTCTACTTCGCAGGCCATGGGCTGCTGTCGCCGAACGCCGACCTGTATCTGGCCCTTCCCGGATCGGATCCCCGAAGGCTGTACCGGTCCGTCGACTACGACTTGCTCCGCCACGAGATCGTGGACGACTTCGCCGCGGACCCGTGCGACTTCGCCCAGGCGTCCGCCCGTACGACGCCGCGCGGTCCCGTCTGCCGGCCACCGTCGCGACGCCGGACCGGCGCCGGGCCTATGCCGGGCCGACGCTTACCGGTCCGCCGACTGCCGTCGCCGCAGAGGGCGCCGTAA
- a CDS encoding SpoIIE family protein phosphatase — translation MGFDRLPLKWLFAGPEDVLLSAVADAPGDVVEQAREYRIMRNVLDGTPAAVAVLDNQLRYRYVNAAMARMSGVPPSAFHGRTMAEVLPGIHRSEEILHMVLDDGRPRELSVTGMTLVSSPFRHRQWSAVYHRLEDDGQVLGLCGVAVEVSGLRQYMDDLEQAHQRLALLDTAATRIGTTLCVEETCTELADFVVPSLADTACVCTLEEESLDAPPPAPGVVRLRITASAGGPGVVHRLGLMGRAGDYFDVPRDSRTRKCLDTGRPWVGNLVTDDVLLRMVRTQSNVEGIRAAEIHSLLMVPLPTKGHPVGVLYLSRAGDSAPFTDEDVIVAQDLAARAAVAIDNARQYSFEHAMALELQRALLSEPGSPHPNIEVACRYLPAGRHALVGGDWCDSIALPSGHTLQVMGDVMGHGFTAAVAMSHYRSLLRTLAVSGAPVSRILEEADHRVANIGVDRVATCLLALVDPGSGMCTISSAGHPPPVLLRRQGRTDLIPVPAGPPLGTDLGGHEALTVPLPPGDVLLLYTDGLIEQRRMDIDASLRRLTSLNLSVDGPLEGMLDTLLARLVHGPAEDDVTLLAARMRTS, via the coding sequence GTGGGCTTCGACCGGCTTCCGCTCAAGTGGCTCTTCGCAGGCCCTGAGGACGTGCTGCTGTCCGCCGTGGCAGATGCGCCCGGTGATGTGGTGGAACAGGCCCGCGAGTACCGGATCATGCGCAACGTCCTGGACGGTACGCCTGCCGCGGTGGCGGTTCTGGACAACCAACTGCGCTACCGGTACGTCAACGCCGCCATGGCACGGATGAGCGGGGTGCCTCCCTCGGCGTTCCACGGCCGGACCATGGCCGAAGTGCTGCCGGGCATCCACCGCTCAGAGGAGATCCTGCACATGGTCCTGGACGACGGACGGCCCCGCGAGCTGTCCGTCACGGGGATGACACTGGTCAGTTCGCCGTTCCGGCACAGACAGTGGAGCGCGGTCTACCACCGACTGGAGGACGACGGGCAAGTGCTCGGCCTGTGCGGCGTCGCGGTGGAGGTGAGCGGGCTGCGCCAGTACATGGACGATCTGGAGCAGGCTCATCAGCGACTGGCGCTGCTGGACACGGCTGCCACACGGATCGGCACCACGCTCTGTGTCGAGGAGACCTGTACCGAGTTGGCTGATTTCGTCGTGCCGAGCCTGGCCGACACGGCGTGCGTGTGCACGCTGGAGGAGGAGTCCCTGGACGCCCCGCCCCCGGCTCCGGGTGTCGTACGACTGCGCATCACCGCCTCTGCGGGAGGCCCGGGCGTCGTACACCGCCTCGGGCTGATGGGCAGGGCTGGGGACTACTTCGACGTCCCCCGTGACTCACGGACTCGGAAGTGCCTGGACACCGGTCGCCCGTGGGTGGGGAACCTCGTCACGGACGACGTGTTGCTGAGGATGGTGCGGACCCAGTCCAACGTGGAAGGGATCCGCGCCGCGGAGATCCACTCCCTTCTCATGGTGCCGCTGCCGACCAAGGGGCATCCGGTCGGCGTCCTCTACCTGTCCAGGGCCGGGGACTCGGCACCGTTCACGGACGAGGATGTGATCGTGGCGCAGGATCTCGCCGCCCGGGCCGCCGTCGCCATCGACAACGCCCGGCAGTACTCCTTCGAGCACGCAATGGCCCTGGAGTTGCAGCGCGCACTGCTGTCGGAACCCGGCAGCCCTCATCCGAACATCGAGGTCGCCTGCCGGTACCTGCCTGCGGGGCGGCACGCACTCGTCGGCGGGGACTGGTGCGACTCGATCGCCCTGCCGTCGGGGCACACCCTCCAGGTCATGGGTGATGTGATGGGCCACGGCTTCACAGCGGCCGTCGCCATGAGCCACTACCGCTCGCTGTTGCGCACCCTCGCCGTCTCCGGCGCCCCGGTCTCGCGAATCCTGGAGGAGGCCGACCACCGGGTGGCGAACATCGGCGTCGACCGGGTCGCCACCTGTCTGCTGGCTCTCGTCGATCCCGGCTCCGGCATGTGCACGATCTCCAGTGCGGGCCACCCTCCGCCGGTGCTGTTGCGCCGACAGGGCCGTACCGATCTGATACCGGTCCCGGCGGGCCCGCCCTTGGGGACCGATCTGGGAGGGCATGAGGCGTTGACCGTGCCCCTGCCACCCGGAGACGTACTCCTGCTGTACACCGACGGTCTGATCGAGCAGCGCCGGATGGACATCGACGCCTCGCTGCGGCGCCTGACCAGCCTCAACCTCAGCGTGGACGGCCCGCTGGAAGGCATGCTCGACACCCTCCTCGCGCGCCTGGTCCACGGACCCGCCGAGGACGACGTCACCCTGCTCGCCGCCCGCATGCGAACGTCTTGA
- a CDS encoding PP2C family protein-serine/threonine phosphatase, whose product MTDRGRRPDRVGVDRSEGFGERLLGVLLDRAHEMPPELIAPLVAEEVARVGGREVSILLQDYEQVLLVPLPGRRLKVGGPEPVDGSPAGEAFLGRRTVEVPRDGSVRMYLPLLDGSDQIGVMAVTLDRVDDDDRRLLRRLGGLVADMIVTKDAYTDQFFQARRSAPMSVAAEIQWSLLPPLSMTIPQVEVAGILEPAYDVAGDSFDYALNGDILHMAMIDAMGHGLDAATMATVAIGAYRHTRRAHTDLSQVYAFMDRAINEQFGPDHFVTAQMMILDIATGRLQWVNAGHPAPFLIRDRAVVDRLESPTTLPVGLGGEEPVVSERMLRRGDRLLCFTDGLIEEHHTGGEQFGEEQLVEWTNRILRDRTEVRAVVRALSHALKHERGGTTTDDATIFLVEWRGGDADHLATLD is encoded by the coding sequence ATGACGGACCGTGGGCGTAGGCCGGACAGGGTCGGGGTGGACCGGTCGGAGGGATTCGGCGAACGGCTGCTGGGTGTGCTGCTGGACCGCGCCCACGAGATGCCGCCCGAGTTGATCGCCCCGCTCGTCGCGGAAGAGGTGGCCAGGGTCGGGGGGCGGGAGGTCTCCATCCTCCTGCAGGACTACGAGCAGGTGCTGCTGGTGCCGCTGCCGGGCCGACGGCTGAAGGTCGGCGGCCCCGAGCCGGTCGACGGCTCCCCCGCCGGCGAGGCGTTCCTTGGCCGCAGAACGGTGGAGGTGCCGAGGGACGGCAGTGTGCGGATGTACCTGCCGCTGCTGGACGGAAGCGACCAGATCGGGGTGATGGCCGTCACCCTGGACCGCGTCGATGACGACGACCGGCGGCTGCTCCGCAGACTCGGCGGTCTGGTCGCGGACATGATCGTCACCAAGGACGCCTACACCGACCAGTTCTTCCAGGCCCGCCGCAGCGCCCCGATGAGCGTGGCCGCGGAGATCCAGTGGTCGTTGCTGCCCCCACTGTCGATGACGATTCCGCAGGTCGAGGTGGCCGGGATCCTGGAGCCCGCCTACGACGTGGCCGGCGACAGCTTCGACTACGCCCTCAACGGCGACATCCTGCACATGGCCATGATCGACGCGATGGGCCATGGGCTCGACGCGGCGACCATGGCAACGGTGGCCATCGGCGCCTATCGCCACACGCGACGGGCCCATACCGATCTGTCCCAGGTGTACGCGTTCATGGACAGGGCCATCAACGAGCAGTTCGGCCCCGACCACTTCGTCACCGCGCAGATGATGATCCTCGATATCGCCACGGGCCGACTGCAGTGGGTCAACGCCGGGCATCCGGCCCCGTTCCTGATCCGGGACCGCGCCGTGGTGGACCGGCTGGAGAGCCCGACCACGTTGCCGGTCGGCCTCGGCGGTGAGGAGCCGGTGGTCAGCGAGCGGATGCTGCGACGCGGCGACCGGTTGCTGTGCTTCACCGACGGCCTCATCGAGGAGCACCACACCGGCGGGGAACAGTTCGGAGAGGAACAGCTCGTCGAATGGACCAACCGGATCCTCCGCGACCGCACGGAGGTACGGGCGGTGGTGCGAGCGCTCTCCCACGCCCTGAAACACGAACGCGGCGGCACCACGACCGACGACGCGACCATCTTCCTCGTCGAGTGGCGAGGCGGCGACGCCGATCACCTCGCCACCCTCGACTGA